The genomic interval TAAAACTCCGGCTAATTCAACACCAATATAACCACTACCAATTACTGCTACTTTTTGGGGTTGTTTGGTCAAGGAAAAAAAACCATCTGAATCGATCGCATGTTGTATTCCATGGATTTGTGGTTGGGAGGGTTCACCTCCAGTTGCAATAATAATATGAGTGGCTTGAAAAAGTGTATCATTTACTTTGATTGTCTGTCCGTCATGAAATTCTCCTTTACCTTGAATTAAAGTAATGTCGTATTGAGCAAGTCGTTTTGCGTAATTTTCTCTTAGGCGATCGATATATGCATTACGCTGGCTGACAAGTGTATTCCAATTCAATTGGACAGGCACTGCATTAAATCCATAATCAGGCGCATGGTGAAGCATGTCAGCAATCATTGATGCATTGAACATGATTTTTTTAGGGACACATCCTAAATTGACACAAGTTCCTCCTAAGTGGCTTGCTTCAATCACAGCTACTTTGGAACCATATTTTGCAGCGCGAACAGCACTGGCGATACCGCCGCTTCCGCCACCAATTACGATCAAATCAAAATGTTTGTTTTTCATAGACTTTTTTAGAAAAATAAGTTTATATTATCAGGAACTGTCCAAGTAACCAACTCATTATTTTAATATGAGTTCGGGATAAGAAAGCAAATCATTACCTTGGCACGTTCGGGCGGAGGTGTACTGCCATTTCACTTAAGACATATCCCCTGTAACCACCGACATCCTGCGTTGTTTACGGGATTAAATAGTGGTGAGCGATTTCTGGACCTCGTGGGCACATCCCGGGCTCTAGAAATAAAGATAGATCCTTAAGTCAAATCGCAGTCCTTCTCAATTCCAACGATGGAGCGACTGAAATCTCTATCTCGAACACACGTTCTTTTAACATGAGTGATGCATCAAAATAATTATTTGATGGCTAAAGCCGGGGTTTTCTTAGTATCTCAGGTTGCTTCTCAGGAGTGTGGTTCTTTTTTACTAGCCGTAGCTTTATTCGATACTGATTATCTTTTATATAAAATTTGTAATCTTTTAATTCTGATTCTTTATCCTTAATCAAGGATTATAAGATTGGGTTGTATGTTTTTTGTGCAATTTAGGTGAATGTTATAAATCAATAATCATTAATAAGGAGATTAATGTGACTATGATTAAAATTAGCCGTATTGTTGTACTTGGAGATAGCTTGTCTGATAGAGGCACTTTCGATAAACGTAAACTATTTGGATTTATTCCTTTAGGTGATTTTTATGAAGTAGGTTTTGATGCCCCCAGAGGTAGATTTACTAATGGATTTGTTTGGGGTGACTATTTTGTGACGGCGATTATTGAAGATTTTGAAATCGATTATGTAAGAAAAAAATTAAAAATTAACCATGATCCTCGAGGTAATGCGGATGTCGCAGATGCAATTTTAGCTAATGATTTAAATATACTTAAAAAAAATGAAAAAGCATTTAGTCTAAATAATGACAAACATATTTTATTTAAAGGCGAGCGTTTTGCACGTTTCTATTGTGAAGCAGGGTTAACCGCTGATGATTACACGAGACAATTTACAATAAACCCTAAATATGAATTTCTGAGATTAATATTAGCCAGATTGGAAGATAAGCGGAAGCAGCTTTTTGATGAGGATAAAAAATATAAAATTACAGAACAAGAAAAATCTGAAACATTGATTATTGAATGGTCTGGAGCTAATGATTTATTAACCGTTAATGCAGAGCCAACTTTAATTGAAGCGGATAATGCAGTGAATGCACGCATTGCAAATTTGGAAATTCTTATTCAACAAGGTTATCGAAATTTTGTATTGGTAAATTTACCCGATCTTTCCTTAACGCCAAGATTTCAAGAAAAAACTAAAAAGAACAAGAAAATGCTACTAAATGTTCTGATCATTTTAATGATCAATTGGCAGATAAGACTAAGCAATTGATTGAAAAATATAAAGATTTAAATATACCCTTGAATCTTTCGATATTTGATGCCAATACCCCATTTAAAAAAATATATAATCATTGCGAAGAATATGGATTTGATAAAGAGAAATTAAAATCACCTTATATTGATTCCGAAGAATTTAAACAAAATCAAAAAAATCCAGAATATCAGCAGCAACATATCTCTCCTGCGGAGGGGTATATGTTTTGGGATGATATACATCCCAGTATGGATATGCATAGTTGGTTAGCTGTTATGTTTAAGGAGACTTATAATAAGATTTTTAAATTTATTCCTCCAGAACCTATAAAAAGAAGATGCAGTAAAGAAGCAGAAGATATGGTTCATCATTGTATTTCAGCGCCCTATGCTCATTTACCTTCTGATGTGGCAAAAATAATAAATAGTATTTGTTCAAATGCAAAAAATTTAGAGCAATCATGGTGTTCACACCGCCGTGGAGAAGAGGAGTTATTAAAACAGTTTATTTTTGAACTGAAATGCCAAAATGGTAATTTGCATGAAATAGATGCACTTATAAAAAAATTTACTAATGACTCTGAGAATATGAAAATGATAAAAAGACATCAGTATCCTATTTATGATTTTTTTGCGGGCAAGAAAACTACTCCTCTGGAGGATGCGGTTAAGGCACTGGCAATGGCAGTTGAGGAGCATCTTTCTGTTTCGAAACCAATGACCCTAATTAGTTCTTAAACGGTGTAAAAATCGATGCTGCAAGGTGAAGTGCTTAGTAAGGTATGTTGTTTTTTGAGACCTTCCGCGGTTGCGGAAGGTGATGTTTCTCAGGCTTCGACATTAAATAATATGTTTTGGTTATTCTGTAATTACTTTAAATTCTACCGCAATATTATTGCGAATTGCATTGGAGTAAGGACAGACTTTATCCGCTTTTGCTACCAGTTCCTCCGCATCTTTTTGATTTAAACCCTCTATATAAGCATGTATTTCGATTCCAAGTTTAAATCCCTTTTCAGGTGTTGGATATAAGGAGACTTGAGATAGAATAGAGGCTTCTTTAAGAGGGATGTGTTCTAGTCGAGCGACATGACGAATAGCGCTTTCAAAGCAAGCAGAATATCCTGCAGCAAATAATTCTTCAGGATTTGTACCTCCACCTTGTCCACCTAGCTCTTTAGGCATGGCGAGGTCGATTCTTAATAAGCCATCTGATGTTTCAATATGTCCATTTCTTCCACCGTGTGTACGTGCTGTGGCTGTGTAAAGTGCTTTCATATTTGTCCCTTGATTTTAAAAATATTATTTAGTTAACCGTATATACTTTGTTGCAGTCATTTGGAACTATTGGGCTTTTTACCCCATAAAATAAGCCCTGATCTTCATAATTGCATATTTGTTGCATATTCAATTCACTTAGGCATTGAGATAATGTTTTATTGTGGCAGTGAGGGAAAATTGCATTGGGATTATTTAATGCCTGATATTGTTGGTTTCCCCACTTCTCTAAGTGACTAGTATAATAAGTAGTAAAATTTTTAACCTTCATTTTTTATTTAGCGTGAAGATCTTCATTCCAGGATAATTATGATGGTTACGACTGATACCTGGAGTAGAGAAGGCATATATGTTGGTACCATTATTCAAATGGATTTTTCTAAATTCATCCATGTGAGAATGGGAGGTTAATAATGTGATTTCCCCATATGATTGTTGGTTTTGGCTAAGTATATTTATAAATTTTTTTAAATAGTGTTTGCGCCAAACTGGTTTTCCAATATACGAGTTTCCTGGTGGCTCATGCATGGCGATTAACAATTGTTCCGCATGGTGTTCTTTTAATTGTTGCTCCAACCAAGACAGCTGTTCTAAGGCATCTTTTTTCTGATTAGGATACTGTGAGAGCAAGGGTGTTTCGGCCCATTGGTTCGCATTGAGGGCAATTAATATAATTTTTTTATTTCCAGGGATGACATAACTCGAATAATAGCCATCGCGGTACATGTGAGTGTCGTTAATAATTAATTTCTTACAATGAGCGCATGCTCCATGCCAATTTGTAGCAAAATTTAAAGGAGAAACTCCATTTGATGTAAATGGCTGATAATTTCCACTTAGAGAATCATTGTTGCCAGTAATGTAAAAAATGGGTTTTAAGTCCACATCATTTATATATAATTCGTCAAATACCTTTTTTTCATAGGCTCCTTTTACGGTGGCATTAAATAATGAATGAGTTGGTAAATCACCTAAGCACAGAATAAAGTTTACTTGTTTACTCAATTTTTTGAATTTCTTCATAGTAATGTTGAGAAATTCCGGTCCGGTATCCCCTCCATCACGTGATACATTGGTTTCACCATAATGAATGTCGCTGATGGTGAGAAAATTCAAATGTGCATATGCGGGAGGAATAAACCAACTTATTAAAAAAACAAGCTTAACGAGTGATTTCAATCAATTTCTCCATAATTTGCTGCTTAAACTTTAGGGATACCTATTAGATAATTTTTATCTATTTAAGTTGCTTCGTGAATGCTCCAAATTCGCTGTACTTGATTTGGATTTTCTAATGTTTCTACCCACAGTAATGTAGGGCCGCCAGCAGGATTTATCGTTAAAGTTTTGGAGGATAATATCACTGCAAAAGGATATTTTTTAATAACAGATTGTAATACGGACCATACTTTGTCAGTATCTGCTTGGTTATCGTTTACGATCAGTTCATTGTTACGATACACAACATTGACTGGTTGGTCTTTTAAAGACATGCGTATCGCAGACTCCAAACGCCTCCATTTGGCTTGGTGCGCCCTTTGCTTCTCAGCTTGGGTTGGATTGGATTGAAAACTAATACGCTGATGCGGGGAAAATACTCGACTCAAACGGCTGCTACTCGGACTGTTTTTCAAGAAATAGGTACATAATGCATCTAAAACGGGTCGTCCGGGGCCTGATGCTTTTCCAGGTTGCCGGTTGACATATAGAGCAAAGGCCAAAGTATGGCCATTAGCTGCATATAAATATCCGGAAAGGCTATTTATCCCAACCATAGTGCCTGTTTTAGCGCGGACAAAGCCTTGTTGGCTCGGGATGTGAAATCTTTTTTGTAAGGTTCCATCACGTCCAGATATGGGTAAAGCGGCAATGTATTCGTAAGATAAAGGAAACCGTTGATATAAAAACTTTAATAAGGATATGGTTTGTTCTGGAGTGACCAGGCTATAACGAGATAAACCCGAACCATCAGTAAGGATTGCATTTGTGAAGTCAATGCCTGTTTGAGATTGTAGAAAACTTTTAATTATAGGCTGAGCGGATTGCCAATTAACAGGGGAGCCATTAAGTTTTGCTGCAGCATGCAAATACAAACTGTCTGCGTATAAATTATCAGAGGGTTTCAACGTATCAGCCATTAATTCTGACACAGGTTTTGAATATTGTGTTGCAATTAATAAAGAGTTACCGGGCGTTTTACCTAATTGAACTTGGCCATTGAGCTGGATATGTTCTTTGGCCAATTGACTTTGTATCATTGCCTGGGCATACATTAAAGGGTTTTTGATTGCCATTCGTTGTTGTACTGCCCATTGACCAACACCCACACAACCGCGTACCGTTAAATGATTTTCTTTATCTAAACTAAAGCCTACACCACAACCTTGAGCCTTGGCTTTAGTAGTTGCCTGATTGTTTAATGAAATCTTTCCCCCGCCATCGTCTACTTCAACTACAGCCGGATCGCCTGTGCGTGCTCCTGGATTTACAGTCACGGTCAAACGATTTGCATCAAGCATTACCGGGGCGTTAGGTGCGCCATAGCTGTATGCTAAATCAGAGGTGAGCCAGCCTGGGGGATAGGGATTAACTCCAGCTACATTGCTGTCAATATATAAATTACCTTGAATGGTATTGATGTTTAGTTCTTTCAAAGAAGAAAGAAGTTTTTTCAAATCATGACGACTAAAAGAAGGGTCTCCGCTAAGTTGTAAGTAAACATTTCCTTGCAAAATACCTTGTTGTATTTTGCCTGCACCCACACTCAGTTGATTTTTAAAATGGTAATCAGGTCCAAGAACCATTAACGCTGCGGCTTCGGAAAAAAGCTTCATGTTGCTTGCCGGGATATATAACCGTCCAGCATTGCGTCGATATAAAGTTTCTCCTGAGGTAAGATCAATGACAACAGCCCCAAGATTAACATTTGGATTAATTTGGTTAATTAATTTATCTACTTCATTTTGTATCCGGGCGCTTTGTGATACCGAGGATAATGTCACGAAAAATGCGCTAATTAACGTCTTTTTCATCAATGTTGTTCCTCATATTCTTGGGGAGATAAGCATGCTCTAATCATATCGCAAGCCCAGACGCTCCAAAAGCCCTGCAAGCGTATCATTGTCATAAAATTTTACTTTTAGCCATCCGCCATCATCATTATCATTTATTATTTGTACGGGGGCACCTACCTGCTCCGCTAAAACACTTTGCAAGCGTTCCACATCACGATCTTTTTTCGCATTTTTGGGAAAAGAGTGGACATTATTTTTTTGTATTTTTACTGCATGCTCAAGCTGTCTTACTGACCACTGCTCGTTTATCGTTTGAACAGCCAAATATTCTTGTTGGGCAAAATCAAGCCCTACGAGCATTCGTGCATGGCCTAGGGATAAAGCTTTATCACGAATAAAATTTTTTATTTTCTCGCTTAGGGTTAACAGTCGTATAATATTAGCAATATGACTACGTGATTTTCCTACCAGGGTGGCTATTTCATCTTGTTGGTAATTAAATTCATCTATTAAACGTCGATAGGCGTTTGCTTCTTCAATCAAGTTTAAATTTTCTCGTTGAATGTTTTCAATCAAGGTAAGCGCACAAGCTTGCTTGTCGGTGTAATTTCCTATAAGACAAGGTACCGTGTGCAATCCTGCCATTTTTGCAGCTCTCCAGCGTCTTTCTCCAGCAATAATCTCATAGCGGTGTTTTGCAATTGGGCGTACGATTAGCGGTTCGATTAAGCCTTGTGAGGCAATGGATTGGGCAAGCTCTTGCAAAGCTGTAGTATTAAAATCTTCTCTTGATTGATATTGGCCTGCTTGCAGGCTTTCTATAGGTAAATGATGAAATTCGGCGTGCATCAAATGAAATACAAAAAGGGAGGATAAGAAATTGTTTCATATTTTGCTAAGAATGAAAATAGCTAAAGAGAGGGTAAATCATTGATGAAGAGCTTGATAGAGTCTAATTTATTAATGCCATTACCAAATCACCCTCTTAGTATCATCGAGGCTGTAGGCCAAGCTACAGACCTGGCTAAGCCACGTACGCGTGCCAAAAGCCCCTCCTGGTTCGATTCATGAAATAGTGCACTAATTAAAATCACGCTTATTTACTATAGACTATTCGAATTAAATGCAATTGATAATCATTCTCATTGACTTTCGGCCTTTATAATGTAATGCTGTCTCAAAAATTGCATATTAAAATTGATAAAGGATTATTATGTTTGATGAATTGAGCACGAGCTCGCAGCCATACGATATATCATTAAGGTTCTGCGCCAAATGTTTAAAAAAATTTTGTCCCGATACAGAGCAAATAAACTCTGATACAGTAAAATTTTTTGTGCCTACTCTGGATGGATTATTTAGAAATCATTTTGCTTATATTGAGTTACCTAAAAAAATGGTTGATAAAATTTTCATATTGAAGAACATACTAGTGTTGACTTATCAGAAATTGCTAAGGTATTGCATGTTGAGTTAGGAGATTTGCCATCCTGTGAAAGAGAGAAGGAGATAAAGTCATTTTACTCATATTCATCAGAGATTAATTTTCATTTTGCTGAGCAGCTTAAAATTTAATTCGCTCTAACTGTGCTTATTTTAATCGAACAAGTATTCAAAATAAATGTTGATCATAATGTTGCATATTAGTAGATGTTTTAGTTCACAGGGGCGTCAAACTGGTGGAGTATATTGACAGTATATTCCATTGATGATCAATTTTTCATTTTTATCGAATTCAGATAGATATACCCAAAGTGGATTGCATCCTATGAAATTACCATTTCCATCTCGCTGAATTTGATGAGCCCCTATTACGCCGGCAAAACCAGTCCAATAGATAGTATCATTTACTATTACTGGTTTGTCACTGTTAGAAAAAGCTGATGAATTTGATGGGGTGTGCGCTAGACCTTGTGTGTAATCAATTTTGCATAATTCTGCGATTTCTTTCACATTATCCTTGGTAATGCCCGAGTTTATATTGTGATGACTATTTTGTTTGTTTTGCCCCCAATTATTCCAATCAGCTAATTTTTTCGTTTTGGTAATCGACAAACTATTATTCTTATCAGGTTGATAACACTGGTTTGGATCGGCGGTACCATCAGAATTTGCCTGGCATAGGATTGGCCCCTTATGTATTTCAGCGATTGGCAGCTTGCTCCCAATAATTTTAAATGTGACAGAACAACTATCTCCACTGGAATTTTTAGGTGCCAGACGACAAGTATTAGTCTGAACAATATCTGGTGTTGGATACAAGGCTAAAACCTTTGGTTTTCTGGATTTGTTTTCTATTTTATAGGTGATTGTAGCTGTAATATTTTCAGGAATAGCCGGAATGTTTTTGCCAGACTCCACGGTAAACGTCCACATGGGTTGACTTGCTTGCAAATAGGGAGAAACGCAGGCTAATCCAAGGAAAAAGACTATAGGTTTTATAACGTTTTATCATAACACTATCCTTATGCTGTATATGTTAGATCAAATAAAATACCATATAGAGGTGACTTAGGCCCAAGCCTGAGTTTAAGGTTTGGCCCTCTACTTGCTCCAATTCACTTTTACCCCAATCTGCAAATTCA from Legionella sainthelensi carries:
- a CDS encoding ParB/RepB/Spo0J family partition protein — translated: MHAEFHHLPIESLQAGQYQSREDFNTTALQELAQSIASQGLIEPLIVRPIAKHRYEIIAGERRWRAAKMAGLHTVPCLIGNYTDKQACALTLIENIQRENLNLIEEANAYRRLIDEFNYQQDEIATLVGKSRSHIANIIRLLTLSEKIKNFIRDKALSLGHARMLVGLDFAQQEYLAVQTINEQWSVRQLEHAVKIQKNNVHSFPKNAKKDRDVERLQSVLAEQVGAPVQIINDNDDGGWLKVKFYDNDTLAGLLERLGLRYD
- a CDS encoding SGNH/GDSL hydrolase family protein, which codes for MADKTKQLIEKYKDLNIPLNLSIFDANTPFKKIYNHCEEYGFDKEKLKSPYIDSEEFKQNQKNPEYQQQHISPAEGYMFWDDIHPSMDMHSWLAVMFKETYNKIFKFIPPEPIKRRCSKEAEDMVHHCISAPYAHLPSDVAKIINSICSNAKNLEQSWCSHRRGEEELLKQFIFELKCQNGNLHEIDALIKKFTNDSENMKMIKRHQYPIYDFFAGKKTTPLEDAVKALAMAVEEHLSVSKPMTLISS
- a CDS encoding organic hydroperoxide resistance protein, whose amino-acid sequence is MKALYTATARTHGGRNGHIETSDGLLRIDLAMPKELGGQGGGTNPEELFAAGYSACFESAIRHVARLEHIPLKEASILSQVSLYPTPEKGFKLGIEIHAYIEGLNQKDAEELVAKADKVCPYSNAIRNNIAVEFKVITE
- the dacB gene encoding D-alanyl-D-alanine carboxypeptidase/D-alanyl-D-alanine-endopeptidase — protein: MKKTLISAFFVTLSSVSQSARIQNEVDKLINQINPNVNLGAVVIDLTSGETLYRRNAGRLYIPASNMKLFSEAAALMVLGPDYHFKNQLSVGAGKIQQGILQGNVYLQLSGDPSFSRHDLKKLLSSLKELNINTIQGNLYIDSNVAGVNPYPPGWLTSDLAYSYGAPNAPVMLDANRLTVTVNPGARTGDPAVVEVDDGGGKISLNNQATTKAKAQGCGVGFSLDKENHLTVRGCVGVGQWAVQQRMAIKNPLMYAQAMIQSQLAKEHIQLNGQVQLGKTPGNSLLIATQYSKPVSELMADTLKPSDNLYADSLYLHAAAKLNGSPVNWQSAQPIIKSFLQSQTGIDFTNAILTDGSGLSRYSLVTPEQTISLLKFLYQRFPLSYEYIAALPISGRDGTLQKRFHIPSQQGFVRAKTGTMVGINSLSGYLYAANGHTLAFALYVNRQPGKASGPGRPVLDALCTYFLKNSPSSSRLSRVFSPHQRISFQSNPTQAEKQRAHQAKWRRLESAIRMSLKDQPVNVVYRNNELIVNDNQADTDKVWSVLQSVIKKYPFAVILSSKTLTINPAGGPTLLWVETLENPNQVQRIWSIHEAT